AACTTCTTGCCATACTCCTTAAGTACCTCAGGACTATCTACAGCAGGATCTACACTGAAGGAAACAATCTCGACATCCTCAAGCCCTTCTTCCTTCATCATATCCTGTAGCTTCGCCATATTGGCTGTCATTGGCGGACAGACATCCGCACAGTTCGTAAAAATAAAGCTGGCAACCCATACTTTGCCTTTTAAATCCGCTTTACTAACCGATTCACCCTCTTGATTCGTGAAAGTAAAATCCTCAATCGGATAGTTCATCGCATCCTTAAGTCCGCTATTCCCACATGCGGCAGCAAACATCATAACTGAAGCAAGCATGAGAATGATATAAACCTTTTTCAAAACAATCACCTGCAATCTCTCGAATAATGTCCAAAGACAATTTTATCAGAGGCATTTGAGAGAAGAAAGAAAAAGGTATGAAAGATGTGTGAAATTACATCATTTACCCTGTGCCATTGTGAGTTTGTGAATTTTTCATCGTCTTGTAGAAATCTTTTATGAACTCTGCATAATTGAAGTTGACTGCTACTTGATGGACAGGATATACTGCTTTATCAATATAACTCCTAAAATCTCCGATGCTCTGTCCAAATGCCTCTCCTATGTTTACGACAACCTTAACAGGGATGTCGCGGTAAACTACATGATCTTCATGGACCAACGCCCATAAGGTAAGAACATCGTGGAGAGGAGCACCAGTCAGTTCAGGATTTCGTTCCTTATAAAACTTGTAGTAATAATCAAACATTGGCTTCACAAGCTTTCCTACTTCACTCCCGATTGAGTGGTAATACTCATCAAGCTCATTAATCAAGGCAGGAGTGACTATCGCTCCACTTGTCACATTTAGCGGAATGATTTTAACAGGTGTTTTGGCCTGAGTCAACAAGATGTTAGCGGCGTAAGGGTCACCATAGAAATTCGCTTCAGCCACCGGCGTCACATTCCCCGGTTCATTGAATGCACCACCCATAATGTAAAAACCCTTTACTTTTTTCATGGTTTCAGGATAGAGAATGAATGCAGCCGCAAGTGATGACAGCCTGCCAACATTCACAATATTGATTTCACCTGGGTTTTTTTCGATGATTTCCTGGATACCATGGAAATTTTCAAGAGTGTAATCCACTTCAATATCAGGGATAATTGGACCCAGTCCTTCAATGCCGTGGACGTCAGGCACATATGCAGGCGGATCTCCTGTCAATGGCAGTTCAGCACCTGCGAAAGCTGGAACATCTTTCCTTCCTGTAAGTTCCTGAATATAAGCAGCATTTCGCATCGCGTCTTGCTTTGAAACATTTCCATAATCAGCAACTACTCCAACCAGTTCGATTTCCTTGTTAAAGAACGCATATAATACAGCGATATTGTCATCTATTCCAAAATCACTAAAAAACAGTATCTTTTTAACCAAATCCGGGCACCCCCTTTCTAAAATTATATTGAGGGCATTGAAAATAATGGCAAAATTTTAAAAAGCCCTGATTTTTACTCAGGGCTTTCCATTAATAATGGGACCATTATCTCAAAAATGGTACCTTCTCCTTTTTTGCTCGTAACCTTTATATGGCCTTTCATCCGTTCTACGATCTGGTAACATACCATCAATCCCATTCCTGTTCCCCGCTCTTTTAGTGAATAAAAAGCCGTGCCAAGCCTTGAGAGCTCCTCCTCAGTCATGCCAATTCCTGTATCTTTGACGATGAAAACACCAAAGTCACCTTGCTTCTCCAGTGTCATACTAAGCTTGCCTCCATCCCCCATTGCTTCGATGCCGTTTTTAAGGATATTGATAAGCACTTGTTTTAGTTCACTCTTATTGCCCCTGATTCTAACCTGATCCTTTATTTCGGTATGCATTGAAATATTTTTTGACATCATGGCATAAGAGCTCATCAAATCCATGACCTGTTCCGTCAGCACGCTGCCATCGATGGTTTCAAGCTTTCCAACATCAGGTTTGGCCAGACTCAAATAGTCATTAATGATATTTTCCGCTCTGTTCAGTTCTTCGATCATCAGCTTCAAATACATATGGTCTTCTTCACTCATCTCTTTGGAGAGGAAAATTTGCAGGAAGCCTTTAACAACAGTCATAGGGTTCCTGATTTCATGCGCAACAGAGGCTGCCAGCTGGCCGATCGCGTTCATTTTCTCCGCACGTTGAAGCTCTTGCTGAAGCTTTGTACGTTCAAAGATATCCTCCATGGTATTAATGGCTTCTTCCAACAGAAGAGATTCCTTATCCTTAATGGATGTTTGGCCCAATTGCTTTGACGCCTCAGAAACCCTTTCGAATAGCTGGGAGAGCTGGGAAGCCATCTCATTGAACTTTTCACTCAATAAACTTAACTCAGATTGATCATGGACCGGAAGTTTGACGCTGAAATTACCAGAACTGATTTCCTTTATGCCAAAAAACAAATCATCTACTGGTTTCATGACCTTTTTGAGACCCCAATTCAGAATGACATATACGGCAGCTAAAATGGCGGCCATCTCCAACAATAACAGCAGAAGAATTTCCATTTGATTTTTCTTTATGATGGATGCCTTTGCATCAATCCCCAGTATGGCTACTACATTACCGCTGTTATCTGTAATTGGAGCAAAGGAAGAAATCCAAGATCCATATTGATCTGTAAAAATATCGGTACTTGTTATGGTCTTATTTTTCCTTGTTTCTCGATACGCACCTAAAAATTCTTCACCTGCATCATAAAACATCATGGAATCGAAGGAGTATCCATTATAAACATCTGATGCAGACAATATGTAAACTTTCTGATTTGGATATTCTTCAGGCAGGATAATGTAAGCACCGAGGAATGAAGCACTTTTATCGCCTACCATAGTGAGAAGCTTTTCGAGCCTCCTATTGGAAGGGGTCGACGGATCACGGAGCTCATCTGCCTTTTTAATGTCCTCAGGATCCAGTGTGGATGACCAAATACCCGCCACTCCTTCAACCTTGTCTGCCATTTGGCTTTTCAATTGTTTTGACTGCAGGTAGAAGCTTGTTCCTATTGTTGACACGACCACAATCGTTGTGATCATAAACGAAAACATTAAGACCTTTTTAAATAATGGCATGTTCTTAACATTAAGCTTCATATTTTCATTGTCACATTCCGTTCCATCTAAAGTGAATAATGAAAATATTCGACACAATCTTTGATTTTCCTGTGTTGTAAAAAAACTTTGTATGCCAATAGAAAAATCCTGAAATATAAATTTCAGGACTTTGAGGAATGAGCCTTATTCAAAATAGTACATAAAACCTATAGCACCTGGACCAGTATGAGTACTCACGATTGGCGTTGTTTCTTCGATTGTAAAGTCATCATAGCCAGAGACTTCATACACAGCTTCTTTAATTTTTTCTGCAAGGCCTATGCCTTCTGCGTGAACAAGCCCTACACCTTTGATCGTTCTTCCGTCTACATCTGAGGCAAATTGATTTCTAAGAAACTTTACCACCTGGGAATGACTTCTGGCCTTGGAAACTGGCGTATACTCTCCACCTTCCAGAGAAGCGATTGGTTTAATATTCAACAATGAACCAATCATGGCTTTTCCTTTGCCAATACGCCCTCCCTTGACCAAGTTCTCAAGCGTATCAACGACCACAAAAAGACGAGTCTGATTTCTTATTTCATCCAGCCTTGTGACTATTTCTTCAGCTGATTTGCCTTCAGCGGCCATCCTGGCAGACTCAAGGACTTGAAATGCCAAAGCTTTCGATATAAAGCGGGAATCCACTACATGCACCTTCGCACTGGTCATCTGCGCCGCACTTTCTGCAGAGCGGACGGTACCGCTCATGCCGCCTGTCATATGTATGGAGATGATTTCATAACCGTCCGCAGCCAGCTCGTCATAAACCTTTAAAAATTCACCGGCAGGTGGCTGAGAACTCTTTGGCAACTCAGGAGAAGCTTTCATCTTTTCCATGAATTCCTTTGGACTGATGTCCACTCTATCTAAAAAATTTTCCCCATTAATAGAAATGGATAAAGGGACAACGACGATCCCCCATTCTTTAATAAGCTCATCATTCAGATCACAAGTAGAATCAGTTACAATTTTAATTTTACACATAATTTCACATCCCTATCAAAACACTCCACTATGACTATTATACCTATTCTCAAATGCAATTTAAAATATTTGCATACTTTCTTTTCGGTTTTCCAAGCAGCGAAATCTGCGAAAAGAGCCTACAAAAAGAACAAAAGCGCCTTAATTAAGGGCGCTTCAAAAAATGAATCTTCAGGCGTTATTTTTCAATTCAGCACATTGGAATAATTGCTCGTAATCCGGCCACTTCATGACTCTTTTTAAATACTCTTTAAAAGAATAAAACTTTTTTGCGTTTCTTTCCTGATAGATTGCTGTTATAAAAGTTTGCAAACGGACTTGGATCATAAAATAAAAGGTGCTCTCTTCTTCCAACACAGGAATATCCACGACTTTAACCTTCTGTCCAACAACATTTTTGAACTCTAGGCTTTTGAATAACAAAATATCAATCCTCTTTTATACCCGTTTGATTATATTATACCCCAATTCCTGGTCGAAATGTGTCTGTTTACGGAGATAAAAATATTTTTTTTAGGTACTTTCGTAAACTTGATGCTTGCAAGATTTAAGCAACACAACTGTTATATTAGAGGACTCCTTACCCTGAATCATGAGTACAGGTATAAAGGTCCGGAGGAAAAAGATCATAATAAAAACGTGTGGAATTCCACACGTTTTAATGTCTGTTTTATTGGAGCTTGATCAGGATCTGAATCCTTTATTATCTGGATATTTCCTCATCGATTTCCTCTTCCATATCACCATATTGCTCCTGCCACTCTTTTTCCTTCTTAAGCTTCCGTCTGTAAACAAATTTAGACAAGTTCACGCTGATCTCATACAAAACCAAAAGTGGAATCGTAACCAGAATATCGGACATGAAATCAGGCGGAGAAATGATGACTGAAATCACAATTAATATAAAGTAAGCA
The window above is part of the Mesobacillus jeotgali genome. Proteins encoded here:
- a CDS encoding SCO family protein → MLASVMMFAAACGNSGLKDAMNYPIEDFTFTNQEGESVSKADLKGKVWVASFIFTNCADVCPPMTANMAKLQDMMKEEGLEDVEIVSFSVDPAVDSPEVLKEYGKKFNVDFTNWSFLTGYTQEEIEKFALESFKAFVKKPETGDQVIHGTDFYLVDQNGEMRKYYTGLKEVPFEQIIKDIKTLQ
- a CDS encoding nucleoside hydrolase, encoding MVKKILFFSDFGIDDNIAVLYAFFNKEIELVGVVADYGNVSKQDAMRNAAYIQELTGRKDVPAFAGAELPLTGDPPAYVPDVHGIEGLGPIIPDIEVDYTLENFHGIQEIIEKNPGEINIVNVGRLSSLAAAFILYPETMKKVKGFYIMGGAFNEPGNVTPVAEANFYGDPYAANILLTQAKTPVKIIPLNVTSGAIVTPALINELDEYYHSIGSEVGKLVKPMFDYYYKFYKERNPELTGAPLHDVLTLWALVHEDHVVYRDIPVKVVVNIGEAFGQSIGDFRSYIDKAVYPVHQVAVNFNYAEFIKDFYKTMKNSQTHNGTG
- a CDS encoding ATP-binding protein, whose product is MCRIFSLFTLDGTECDNENMKLNVKNMPLFKKVLMFSFMITTIVVVSTIGTSFYLQSKQLKSQMADKVEGVAGIWSSTLDPEDIKKADELRDPSTPSNRRLEKLLTMVGDKSASFLGAYIILPEEYPNQKVYILSASDVYNGYSFDSMMFYDAGEEFLGAYRETRKNKTITSTDIFTDQYGSWISSFAPITDNSGNVVAILGIDAKASIIKKNQMEILLLLLLEMAAILAAVYVILNWGLKKVMKPVDDLFFGIKEISSGNFSVKLPVHDQSELSLLSEKFNEMASQLSQLFERVSEASKQLGQTSIKDKESLLLEEAINTMEDIFERTKLQQELQRAEKMNAIGQLAASVAHEIRNPMTVVKGFLQIFLSKEMSEEDHMYLKLMIEELNRAENIINDYLSLAKPDVGKLETIDGSVLTEQVMDLMSSYAMMSKNISMHTEIKDQVRIRGNKSELKQVLINILKNGIEAMGDGGKLSMTLEKQGDFGVFIVKDTGIGMTEEELSRLGTAFYSLKERGTGMGLMVCYQIVERMKGHIKVTSKKGEGTIFEIMVPLLMESPE
- a CDS encoding DegV family protein yields the protein MCKIKIVTDSTCDLNDELIKEWGIVVVPLSISINGENFLDRVDISPKEFMEKMKASPELPKSSQPPAGEFLKVYDELAADGYEIISIHMTGGMSGTVRSAESAAQMTSAKVHVVDSRFISKALAFQVLESARMAAEGKSAEEIVTRLDEIRNQTRLFVVVDTLENLVKGGRIGKGKAMIGSLLNIKPIASLEGGEYTPVSKARSHSQVVKFLRNQFASDVDGRTIKGVGLVHAEGIGLAEKIKEAVYEVSGYDDFTIEETTPIVSTHTGPGAIGFMYYFE
- a CDS encoding DUF2535 family protein codes for the protein MLFKSLEFKNVVGQKVKVVDIPVLEEESTFYFMIQVRLQTFITAIYQERNAKKFYSFKEYLKRVMKWPDYEQLFQCAELKNNA